From the genome of Bradyrhizobium elkanii USDA 76, one region includes:
- a CDS encoding FAD-dependent oxidoreductase, giving the protein MPIDAERSAHVYEACKLTDNLFVLNPFLPQQNFYSQQLRALALAAEISDRHLAPGHRSVCIVGAGVAGRTIAAAFRSLGAGVTIVDKEKVDFTSYRNAIHRELHPNIIFWPFQEPTPATELPFLNWAQAPVTEVVDAMMKEWEESFAKYVAFIHAEVDEIERAATPLTIKLADAQKTELKADVCVIATGFGAERQFGNLQTPAYWSPSSIIESGDEVMVSGSGDGGLIDALSPILGKDVTKAAHILAARLSKKPMKTDVKAIEEERRARVTAGKKDSEDPCPFYSTVHLEDEDTEEIEPFIKRDPVPSVTLLHESKSAYSFSAAPINKLLLSHFSNGPARCVTHVKGSLKTVDNQATMVPENGAPECIEPPTTRFAKVMVRHGAPPAAKEILDEPDLVRLGELSFEHLDAAILPGYDSSKYAWTRKGVGNAAISMKVLADSLERSLDLLSRAYDLDFSNIRMLRTNIEGEPIKVNLPTADTRRAERFDLFPLMVGPVLVELGEPDTTRDIDYED; this is encoded by the coding sequence ATGCCGATCGATGCAGAACGCAGCGCGCACGTTTATGAGGCGTGCAAGCTCACAGACAACCTTTTCGTACTCAATCCGTTTCTTCCGCAGCAGAACTTCTATTCCCAACAGCTACGAGCGCTTGCTCTGGCAGCGGAGATTTCCGATCGGCATCTCGCGCCGGGGCATCGAAGCGTGTGCATAGTCGGGGCTGGTGTGGCCGGGAGGACCATCGCTGCTGCCTTTCGCAGCCTGGGGGCCGGCGTCACTATCGTGGACAAGGAAAAGGTGGATTTCACCTCTTACCGTAATGCGATCCATCGGGAGCTCCATCCGAACATCATCTTCTGGCCGTTCCAGGAGCCGACACCCGCGACCGAACTGCCTTTCCTGAATTGGGCTCAAGCGCCGGTCACCGAAGTCGTCGACGCGATGATGAAGGAATGGGAGGAGAGCTTCGCAAAGTACGTCGCGTTCATCCACGCCGAAGTGGATGAGATCGAGCGCGCCGCGACGCCACTTACGATCAAGCTTGCCGACGCCCAGAAAACCGAGCTGAAGGCCGATGTCTGCGTGATCGCCACGGGCTTTGGGGCCGAAAGGCAGTTCGGCAATCTGCAGACCCCTGCCTACTGGTCTCCGTCATCGATCATCGAATCCGGCGACGAGGTCATGGTCAGCGGATCGGGCGACGGCGGCCTGATCGACGCGCTTTCTCCGATCCTCGGGAAGGACGTGACGAAAGCGGCGCACATTTTGGCGGCGCGATTGTCGAAGAAGCCGATGAAGACGGATGTAAAGGCGATCGAGGAAGAAAGGCGCGCACGGGTCACGGCCGGGAAAAAAGACAGCGAGGATCCTTGCCCATTCTATTCCACCGTACATCTTGAAGACGAAGATACGGAGGAGATCGAGCCTTTCATCAAAAGAGATCCGGTGCCGTCCGTCACGCTGCTGCACGAGAGCAAGAGTGCCTATTCCTTTTCGGCCGCGCCCATCAACAAGCTCCTCCTTTCCCATTTCAGCAATGGTCCGGCGCGGTGCGTGACGCATGTGAAAGGTAGCCTTAAGACCGTGGACAATCAGGCGACGATGGTCCCGGAGAACGGCGCGCCCGAATGTATCGAGCCTCCGACGACGCGGTTCGCGAAAGTTATGGTGCGTCATGGCGCCCCACCGGCCGCGAAGGAGATCCTTGATGAGCCGGACCTGGTTCGTCTTGGGGAACTTTCCTTCGAGCATCTCGATGCGGCCATACTGCCCGGATACGACTCCTCGAAATATGCGTGGACCCGTAAGGGAGTAGGGAATGCCGCCATCAGCATGAAAGTGCTGGCGGATTCCCTCGAGCGTTCACTCGATCTGTTATCCAGGGCCTACGATCTGGACTTCTCGAATATCCGCATGCTCCGAACCAACATCGAGGGCGAGCCGATCAAAGTAAATTTACCTACGGCTGATACCAGACGAGCCGAAAGGTTCGATCTATTCCCGTTGATGGTCGGACCTGTTCTGGTGGAGCTGGGCGAGCCCGACACTACGAGAGACATCGACTATGAAGACTGA
- a CDS encoding reverse transcriptase domain-containing protein, giving the protein MPGPASFFVTLIQVTVPNELTSEAELLKFLAVSAAELRKIWWFRSRMYQKFEISKGKGKKRLISAPDHRLKMLQTKIASSLAPIYRPRNPVHGFVDNRSVKTNATAHLRSKFIMNLDIEGFFSAITEGRVSGLMSALGIDGRVAEILARICCNEGVLPQGAPSSPIISNMICFRMDKQLQRIAKESRCIYTRYADDVTFSSYQPLTLLFEGPPPPAGNFSPDLLKDGLRGAFRSNGFAINPQKVHYADKHSRRTVTGLKINEIVNVDRKFVRNIRAALFVVEKQGAAVAQKTLKDKYGREAALASHLRGRISWVGHIKGPSDPIFRSLASRYNKLFPSEKLEILPTIFEIRERAVWVVEHWGDDATEGSVQGTAFFLKSVGLVTAWHCVDGATDIAVYHPSKPSNKFKVTVAKNDAHRDLAVLAHEIPATEYYEFDISKRTFKAGDNTTALGFPGFGPGDKINVRSGLITSLPIKSAVPMIEVAQKLSQGMSGGPLLDEDGAVAGINYKGGPSEARDFAVHVKALTDWLSVA; this is encoded by the coding sequence GTGCCTGGCCCCGCGTCGTTCTTCGTCACTCTGATCCAGGTCACGGTTCCGAACGAGCTTACCAGCGAAGCCGAACTATTGAAGTTCCTTGCCGTATCGGCAGCCGAACTCAGGAAGATCTGGTGGTTTCGTAGCCGGATGTATCAGAAATTCGAGATTTCGAAAGGCAAAGGAAAGAAGCGCCTCATAAGCGCGCCGGACCATCGGCTGAAGATGCTGCAGACCAAGATCGCGTCCTCGCTCGCGCCGATATACAGACCGAGGAATCCCGTTCACGGCTTTGTGGACAATCGTTCGGTCAAGACGAACGCTACGGCGCATCTCCGGAGCAAGTTCATAATGAACTTGGATATCGAAGGCTTCTTTTCGGCCATTACGGAAGGACGTGTTTCCGGATTGATGAGCGCGCTCGGCATCGACGGTCGAGTCGCTGAGATATTGGCGCGGATCTGCTGCAACGAGGGTGTTCTGCCGCAAGGCGCACCTAGCAGTCCCATAATCTCCAACATGATCTGTTTCCGGATGGACAAGCAATTGCAGAGGATCGCCAAGGAGAGCCGCTGCATCTACACCCGGTATGCCGACGACGTCACGTTTTCCAGCTACCAGCCGTTGACCTTGTTGTTCGAAGGGCCTCCGCCGCCGGCCGGAAATTTCTCGCCCGATCTGCTCAAGGATGGGCTTCGCGGAGCATTCCGGTCCAACGGTTTCGCGATCAATCCACAGAAGGTCCACTACGCCGACAAGCATTCGCGGCGAACGGTGACCGGCTTGAAGATCAATGAAATCGTCAATGTCGACCGAAAATTCGTTCGAAACATCCGGGCAGCATTATTCGTGGTCGAAAAGCAGGGCGCTGCGGTCGCTCAGAAGACCCTCAAGGACAAGTATGGTCGCGAAGCGGCCCTCGCGTCGCATCTTCGCGGCCGGATATCCTGGGTAGGGCACATCAAGGGACCTTCGGATCCGATTTTCCGCAGTCTGGCCTCGCGCTACAACAAGCTCTTCCCATCCGAGAAACTCGAAATTCTGCCCACGATTTTCGAGATCAGGGAGCGTGCGGTGTGGGTGGTCGAGCATTGGGGCGATGACGCAACGGAAGGCAGCGTGCAGGGCACGGCCTTCTTCCTGAAGTCGGTGGGTCTCGTTACGGCATGGCACTGCGTTGACGGCGCGACCGATATCGCGGTCTATCACCCCAGCAAGCCTTCGAATAAATTCAAGGTAACGGTTGCCAAAAATGACGCGCATCGCGATCTTGCCGTTCTCGCGCACGAAATACCTGCCACCGAGTACTACGAGTTCGATATATCGAAGCGCACATTCAAAGCTGGCGACAACACGACGGCGCTCGGATTTCCCGGCTTTGGCCCCGGCGACAAGATCAACGTGCGATCCGGATTGATAACGTCGTTGCCCATCAAGAGCGCCGTTCCGATGATCGAGGTCGCGCAAAAGCTCTCGCAGGGCATGTCCGGCGGTCCGCTGCTCGATGAGGACGGCGCGGTCGCCGGAATCAACTACAAAGGCGGACCGAGCGAGGCCAGAGATTTTGCCGTGCACGTCAAAGCGCTGACCGACTGGCTGAGCGTAGCGTAG
- a CDS encoding Fic family protein, which produces MTLNETDKAILDAIETGANTASGILAALERNGISISQPTLSRRLSALQADRYVLVEGKGRNTRYKADNYNQYFSIPPERRKAVSYDRSILENYVPNQTRWLDPEVSQQLLAAGGGVRADASTYSRAIVQKLLVDLSYASSSLEGNTYSYLDTQVLIEYGQAAEGKAADETQMILNHKEAITYLVDNIGDIELDVREIRNVHSLLSRGLIDPAARGTVRRRIVGLGNSAYTPLAIPQILEDQLTLIVQKQTLIDDPFERSLFLMVMISYLKYFEDVNKRTGRVICNVPLLKAGLAPLSFMNVDKTKYIKGLLAFYELGRHDLIAEAYAEGYAASASRYDAYVGRDREEAELEFKRRAEIYEAVKQYVLKSIEQGARLDAQEFLSAQFEKDVGKTKQTLMRRTKDIVESLNEGNHVAYGIGRKTFDTYDKLGAARKSTP; this is translated from the coding sequence ATGACCCTAAACGAGACAGATAAGGCCATCCTTGATGCCATCGAAACCGGAGCAAACACTGCCTCCGGAATTCTCGCTGCCCTGGAGCGGAACGGAATATCGATAAGCCAGCCAACCCTCTCCAGGCGCCTATCTGCCCTTCAGGCAGATCGATATGTGCTGGTCGAGGGGAAGGGGCGAAATACCCGATACAAGGCGGACAACTACAATCAATATTTCAGCATTCCGCCGGAGCGCCGAAAGGCCGTCAGCTACGACCGGTCCATCCTTGAGAACTATGTCCCAAATCAAACGCGCTGGTTGGACCCTGAAGTCTCGCAGCAACTCTTGGCCGCTGGCGGGGGAGTGAGAGCTGATGCGAGTACCTATTCGCGCGCTATCGTGCAAAAACTCCTTGTCGATCTGTCCTACGCTTCGTCCAGCCTGGAAGGAAACACCTACTCATACTTGGATACGCAGGTGCTCATCGAGTACGGCCAAGCCGCTGAAGGAAAGGCCGCCGATGAAACTCAGATGATCCTTAATCACAAGGAGGCGATTACCTATCTCGTCGACAACATCGGTGACATTGAATTGGATGTTCGTGAAATAAGAAACGTCCATTCTTTGCTTTCTCGTGGCCTTATCGATCCGGCGGCGCGCGGAACGGTGAGAAGGCGAATCGTTGGACTGGGCAACTCCGCTTACACGCCCTTGGCGATTCCGCAAATCCTCGAGGATCAACTCACCCTCATCGTGCAGAAGCAGACTCTCATTGACGATCCCTTTGAGCGAAGCCTCTTTCTGATGGTGATGATTAGCTACCTCAAGTACTTCGAGGATGTGAACAAGCGCACCGGACGTGTCATCTGCAACGTACCGCTGCTCAAAGCAGGCTTGGCGCCCTTGTCATTTATGAATGTCGACAAAACCAAATACATTAAAGGCCTGCTCGCATTTTATGAACTGGGCCGCCACGACCTGATCGCTGAAGCGTATGCGGAGGGCTATGCCGCATCCGCGAGCCGTTACGATGCTTATGTCGGAAGAGACCGTGAAGAAGCGGAGTTGGAATTCAAGCGACGTGCCGAAATCTACGAAGCCGTCAAACAGTACGTCCTGAAATCGATCGAGCAAGGAGCCAGGCTAGACGCTCAAGAGTTTCTTTCCGCCCAGTTCGAAAAGGACGTAGGCAAGACAAAGCAGACCCTAATGCGCCGGACAAAAGACATCGTCGAAAGTCTAAACGAGGGAAATCACGTCGCCTACGGCATCGGACGGAAGACATTCGACACCTACGATAAATTAGGTGCAGCCCGGAAATCCACGCCTTAA